A genome region from Methanococcoides burtonii DSM 6242 includes the following:
- the hmgA gene encoding hydroxymethylglutaryl-CoA reductase (NADPH), which produces MASKTETTMKEDELLEKVVSGEMPLRKIDAYTDTDTAVRVRKCAIEKMNGVKFEHIQNYTIDAEAATKRNIENMIGTIQIPLGVAGAIMVNGEYASGEFMLPLATTEGALVASVNRGCTVITASGGSNVRIFQDLMTRAPVFKLENVNKVKEFVDWVKREETFTNMKEKAGETTRFGELLSVDPFITGNTVFLRFAYDTKDAMGMNMVTIATDAVLNFISEDFGVYPISLSGNMCTDKKPAAINNILGRGKTVAADVTIPKEIVEKKLKTTPKMMEEVNYRKNLLGSARAGALGFNAHAANIIAALYLACGQDAAHVVEGSSAITTMEVNENGDLYCSVTLPSIQVGTVGGGTGIATQRDCLNLLGVAGAGEVPGHNSKKLAEIIAAAVLAGEISLIGAQAAGHLAKAHAELGR; this is translated from the coding sequence ATGGCATCAAAAACCGAAACCACAATGAAAGAAGATGAATTGCTTGAAAAGGTCGTCTCAGGAGAAATGCCACTCCGGAAAATAGATGCATATACCGACACTGATACAGCCGTAAGGGTTCGAAAATGTGCTATTGAGAAGATGAATGGAGTTAAGTTCGAACACATACAGAACTATACGATCGATGCTGAAGCAGCTACCAAGCGCAACATCGAGAACATGATAGGCACGATCCAGATCCCACTTGGTGTTGCAGGTGCTATAATGGTTAATGGAGAATATGCTAGTGGAGAGTTCATGCTTCCCCTTGCAACCACTGAAGGAGCACTTGTGGCAAGCGTCAACCGTGGATGTACAGTGATCACAGCTTCCGGCGGTTCAAATGTAAGGATATTCCAGGACCTCATGACCCGTGCCCCGGTATTCAAACTGGAGAATGTGAATAAGGTAAAGGAATTTGTGGATTGGGTCAAGAGAGAAGAAACTTTCACAAATATGAAAGAGAAAGCAGGCGAAACCACACGTTTCGGAGAACTGCTCAGTGTAGATCCATTCATCACAGGGAACACTGTATTCCTAAGGTTTGCCTATGACACCAAGGACGCAATGGGAATGAACATGGTCACCATTGCCACCGATGCTGTGCTCAACTTTATCTCAGAGGATTTTGGAGTTTACCCGATCTCACTTTCAGGCAATATGTGCACCGACAAAAAACCGGCTGCCATCAACAATATACTTGGCAGGGGAAAGACCGTTGCTGCAGACGTTACAATTCCAAAGGAGATCGTGGAGAAGAAACTGAAGACCACCCCGAAGATGATGGAAGAGGTCAATTACAGGAAAAATCTTCTGGGTTCAGCAAGGGCAGGTGCCCTTGGATTCAATGCCCATGCAGCAAACATTATCGCAGCACTCTATCTGGCATGCGGTCAGGATGCTGCCCATGTTGTAGAGGGAAGTAGTGCCATAACAACAATGGAAGTAAATGAGAACGGAGACCTTTACTGTTCCGTCACCCTCCCGTCAATACAGGTCGGAACCGTTGGAGGCGGAACAGGTATAGCCACCCAGAGAGACTGCCTTAACCTGCTGGGAGTTGCAGGAGCAGGAGAGGTGCCCGGGCATAATTCGAAGAAACTGGCAGAGATAATCGCCGCTGCAGTCCTTGCAGGTGAAATATCACTGATAGGAGCACAAGCAGCCGGACATCTGGCAAAAGCACACGCAGAGCTGGGGCGTTAA
- a CDS encoding ATP-dependent DNA helicase: MMIRELDIPRDIIGFYEDSGIKELYPPQAEAIEMGLLEKKNLLAAIPTASGKTLLAELAMIKAIREGGKALYIVPLRALASEKFERFKELAPFGIKVGISTGDLDSRADWLGVNDIIVATSEKTDSLLRNGTSWMDEITTVVVDEIHLLDSKNRGPTLEVTITKLMRLNPDVQVVALSATVGNAREMADWLGAALVLSEWRPTDLHEGVLFGDAINFPGSQKKIDRLEKDDAVNLVLDTIKAEGQCLVFESSRRNCAGFAKTASSKVAKILDNDIMIKLAGIAEEVESTGETDTAIVLANCIRKGVAFHHAGLNSNHRKLVENGFRQNLIKVISSTPTLAAGLNLPARRVIIRSYRRFDSNFGMQPIPVLEYKQMAGRAGRPHLDPYGESVLLAKTYDEFAQLMENYVEADAEDIWSKLGTENALRTHVLSTIVNGFASTRQELFDFFGATFFAYQQDKWMLEEVINDCLEFLIDKAMVSETEDIEDASKLFLRGTRLGSLVSMLYIDPLSGSKIVDGFKDIGKSTGGNMGSLEDDKGDDITVTDMTLLHLVCSTPDMRQLYLRNTDYTIVNEYIVAHSDEFHEIPDKLKETDYEWFMGEVKTAMLLEEWVTEVSAEDITRHFNVGEGDIHALADTSEWLMHAAAKLAELLGVEYSSHAYSLEKRIRYGSGLDLMELVGIRGVGRVRARKLYNAGFVSVAKLKGADISVLSKLVGPKVAYNILSGIGVRVNDKHFNSAPISSNTLDTLLDKNQKTFNDFQ, encoded by the coding sequence ATGATGATACGAGAGCTTGACATTCCAAGGGATATTATTGGATTTTATGAGGATTCCGGTATTAAGGAGTTATATCCCCCTCAGGCTGAAGCAATAGAGATGGGTCTGCTCGAAAAGAAGAATCTCCTTGCAGCCATACCCACAGCTTCAGGTAAGACGCTCCTTGCGGAACTTGCAATGATAAAGGCTATTCGTGAAGGTGGTAAAGCTCTCTATATTGTTCCCCTTCGGGCATTGGCATCTGAAAAGTTCGAGCGTTTCAAGGAACTTGCACCTTTTGGTATTAAGGTTGGGATCTCCACAGGCGATCTTGATTCAAGGGCCGACTGGCTCGGAGTTAACGATATCATAGTTGCTACCTCCGAAAAGACCGACTCCCTTCTTCGTAATGGTACTTCATGGATGGATGAGATAACAACTGTTGTTGTTGATGAGATACATTTGTTGGATTCTAAGAACCGCGGTCCAACACTTGAAGTTACTATCACTAAGTTGATGCGACTAAATCCTGATGTACAGGTAGTGGCACTTTCTGCAACTGTGGGAAATGCACGGGAGATGGCAGACTGGCTGGGTGCTGCCCTAGTGTTGAGTGAATGGAGACCTACTGATCTTCACGAAGGTGTGCTTTTTGGGGATGCGATAAATTTCCCAGGAAGCCAGAAGAAAATTGACCGTTTGGAGAAGGATGATGCTGTGAACCTTGTTCTTGATACTATCAAAGCAGAAGGGCAGTGCCTTGTTTTTGAAAGTAGCAGGCGAAATTGTGCAGGGTTTGCAAAGACCGCATCTTCAAAAGTTGCAAAAATACTCGATAATGATATAATGATCAAGTTGGCAGGGATAGCTGAAGAGGTGGAATCCACAGGTGAAACTGACACTGCTATCGTACTTGCCAATTGCATTCGTAAGGGTGTTGCTTTCCACCATGCAGGATTGAACTCGAATCACAGGAAGCTTGTGGAAAATGGGTTCAGGCAAAACCTCATAAAGGTGATCTCCAGTACACCCACGCTGGCAGCAGGGTTGAATCTCCCAGCAAGACGTGTCATCATCAGGAGCTATCGCAGGTTCGATTCTAATTTTGGCATGCAGCCTATACCAGTTCTTGAATATAAACAGATGGCAGGACGAGCAGGCAGGCCTCATCTCGATCCGTACGGTGAATCAGTTTTGCTTGCAAAGACCTATGATGAGTTTGCACAGCTGATGGAGAACTATGTTGAAGCTGATGCAGAGGATATATGGTCAAAGCTTGGGACCGAAAATGCATTGCGAACGCATGTTCTGTCCACGATCGTGAATGGTTTTGCTTCTACGAGGCAGGAGTTGTTCGATTTTTTTGGAGCTACATTTTTTGCATACCAGCAGGACAAATGGATGCTGGAAGAGGTCATCAATGACTGTCTGGAATTCCTTATCGATAAGGCTATGGTAAGTGAAACTGAGGATATTGAAGATGCAAGTAAGTTGTTCTTAAGAGGTACTCGCCTTGGCAGTCTTGTATCCATGCTTTATATTGACCCGCTTTCTGGTTCAAAGATAGTCGATGGCTTCAAGGATATTGGCAAAAGTACAGGGGGTAACATGGGAAGCCTTGAAGATGATAAAGGCGATGACATTACTGTGACTGATATGACCCTTTTACACCTTGTTTGCAGTACTCCGGACATGAGGCAGCTTTACCTTCGCAATACAGATTATACAATTGTGAATGAATATATCGTGGCTCATAGTGATGAATTCCATGAGATTCCAGATAAGTTAAAGGAGACTGATTATGAGTGGTTCATGGGTGAGGTAAAGACCGCTATGCTTCTTGAAGAGTGGGTCACCGAAGTATCTGCTGAGGACATCACCCGGCATTTCAATGTGGGGGAAGGGGATATTCATGCCCTTGCTGATACTTCGGAATGGCTGATGCATGCTGCTGCAAAATTGGCGGAGTTGTTGGGTGTGGAATATTCTTCACATGCTTACAGTCTTGAAAAAAGGATACGATATGGATCAGGTCTTGATCTGATGGAACTTGTCGGGATCCGGGGCGTGGGGCGTGTTAGAGCACGCAAGTTGTACAATGCGGGCTTTGTTTCGGTCGCAAAGCTTAAAGGTGCTGATATCTCGGTTCTATCAAAATTGGTAGGGCCTAAGGTGGCTTACAATATACTGTCCGGTATCGGTGTTCGGGTGAATGATAAGCACTTTAATAGTGCACCTATAAGTTCAAATACTCTAGATACATTACTGGACAAAAATCAAAAAACATTCAATGATTTCCAGTGA
- a CDS encoding TrpB-like pyridoxal phosphate-dependent enzyme yields the protein MEQTKILLDENEMPKKWYNILPDMPTPLAPPLNPANNEPLAPEDLAPLFPMELIKQEMSSEKYIDIPKEVLEIYKLWRPAPLFRAHRLEKMLDTPAKIYYKYEGVSPAGSHKPNTAVAQAYYNMKEGTERITTETGAGQWGSALSLSCNYFDIECKVYMVRSSFEQKPYRKSLINLWGATVVPSPSPDTEFGRHILEKYPDTAGSLGIAIGEAVEDAVKHDNTKYALGSVLNHVMLHQTVIGIEAQKQLDKVEEYPDIVIGCCGGGSNLAGISLPYMKDKIEGTHDPRIIAVEPSACPTLCDGKFQYDYGDMAKLTPLLKMYSLGYDFMPPAIHAGGLRYHGCSPIISQLTADKLMEATSYHQIEVFEAGVMFARSEGIPPAPESNHAIKCAIDEALKCKQTGEEKTILFCLSGHGHFDMYSYDKYFSGGLSNE from the coding sequence ATGGAACAGACTAAGATCCTACTTGATGAAAACGAGATGCCTAAAAAATGGTATAATATCCTTCCGGATATGCCCACTCCATTGGCTCCCCCACTTAATCCTGCAAATAATGAGCCACTGGCACCAGAGGACCTTGCGCCTCTTTTCCCAATGGAGCTCATCAAACAGGAAATGAGCAGTGAGAAATACATTGACATTCCAAAAGAAGTTCTTGAAATATACAAGCTCTGGAGACCTGCTCCTTTATTCCGTGCACACAGGCTTGAGAAGATGCTTGACACCCCTGCAAAGATCTATTATAAGTATGAAGGAGTAAGTCCTGCTGGCAGTCACAAGCCAAATACTGCTGTGGCACAGGCTTATTATAATATGAAAGAAGGCACTGAGAGGATAACTACCGAGACCGGAGCTGGTCAGTGGGGAAGTGCACTTTCACTTAGCTGTAATTATTTTGATATCGAATGTAAGGTCTACATGGTACGCTCAAGCTTCGAGCAGAAACCATACCGTAAATCCCTGATCAATCTCTGGGGTGCAACAGTAGTACCTTCGCCAAGTCCTGATACTGAGTTCGGACGTCACATACTTGAAAAATATCCGGACACTGCAGGCAGTCTTGGTATTGCTATAGGTGAAGCTGTAGAAGATGCCGTGAAGCACGACAATACTAAATATGCTCTTGGCAGTGTGCTCAACCACGTCATGTTGCATCAGACAGTTATAGGTATTGAAGCCCAGAAACAGCTTGATAAGGTAGAGGAATATCCAGATATAGTCATCGGTTGCTGTGGTGGTGGAAGTAACCTTGCAGGAATCAGCCTTCCCTACATGAAGGATAAGATCGAAGGTACTCATGATCCGCGTATCATTGCTGTCGAGCCTTCTGCATGTCCAACACTTTGTGACGGCAAGTTCCAGTATGACTATGGCGACATGGCAAAACTGACCCCACTCCTTAAGATGTATTCACTCGGTTATGATTTCATGCCACCTGCCATCCATGCAGGAGGCTTAAGATACCACGGCTGCTCACCGATAATCAGTCAGTTGACGGCAGATAAACTCATGGAAGCTACCAGCTATCATCAGATCGAGGTATTCGAAGCAGGAGTCATGTTCGCTCGCAGTGAAGGTATTCCACCAGCACCAGAGTCAAACCATGCTATTAAGTGCGCTATTGATGAGGCTCTCAAGTGCAAGCAGACCGGAGAAGAGAAGACCATTCTGTTCTGCCTTAGTGGACACGGTCACTTCGATATGTATTCCTACGACAAGTATTTCAGTGGTGGACTCAGCAACGAATGA
- the hisD gene encoding histidinol dehydrogenase, with translation MLYKHLSEVTDEEMEKLLCRTGDMMDVAGTVSSILKDVQEKGDEGLREYTLKFDKADIHTIEVSSEEIEQAMKEVDAELLRHLKIAAENIRNFHTAQLPQKTWYIEPSPGIKLGQMATPLASVGAYVPGGRASYPSTALMTIIPAKVAGVKNVVMCTPPGSDGKVNPLTLVAGKVAGADHIYKVGGVQAIAAMAYGTESVLSVDKIVGPGNVFVTVAKMMVRDKAEIDFPAGPSEVLIIADDSADAAMIASDILAQAEHDPKSVSVLVTTSSELAEQTNNEVKKQAAIAVRREIIEQSLENAAILVTDSMDECIRISNDFAPEHLEIMVEDDDAVLDMIENAGSIFVGNYAPVAAGDYASGTNHVLPTAGYPKIYSGLNIHHFLKYSTIQKITKEGLSSIGDTIIALAEKEGLQAHADSVKSRLMS, from the coding sequence ATGCTGTATAAACACCTATCGGAAGTCACTGACGAAGAGATGGAGAAGCTCCTCTGCCGCACTGGAGATATGATGGACGTTGCTGGTACTGTTTCATCAATTCTAAAGGATGTGCAGGAGAAAGGCGATGAAGGCCTGCGTGAATATACTTTGAAGTTTGACAAGGCCGATATTCATACCATTGAGGTAAGTTCTGAGGAGATCGAGCAGGCAATGAAAGAGGTCGATGCAGAACTTCTCAGACATCTTAAGATCGCAGCGGAGAACATAAGGAACTTCCACACAGCACAACTTCCACAGAAGACCTGGTACATTGAACCGTCTCCCGGGATCAAACTTGGTCAGATGGCCACTCCACTAGCATCGGTAGGTGCCTATGTTCCGGGTGGTCGTGCTTCTTATCCTTCAACTGCACTTATGACCATAATCCCTGCAAAGGTCGCAGGGGTAAAGAATGTTGTGATGTGCACTCCTCCCGGTTCTGATGGGAAGGTAAATCCACTTACTCTTGTAGCAGGCAAAGTGGCTGGTGCAGATCATATCTATAAGGTCGGTGGAGTTCAGGCGATCGCAGCAATGGCCTACGGTACTGAATCAGTATTAAGCGTCGACAAGATCGTTGGACCTGGGAATGTCTTTGTGACCGTTGCCAAGATGATGGTTCGGGATAAAGCGGAGATCGATTTCCCCGCAGGTCCAAGTGAAGTGCTTATTATTGCAGATGATTCTGCGGATGCTGCTATGATCGCATCTGATATTCTTGCACAGGCAGAGCACGATCCAAAATCGGTGTCAGTTCTTGTGACAACATCCTCTGAACTGGCAGAACAGACCAACAACGAGGTCAAAAAGCAGGCTGCTATTGCTGTGCGCAGGGAGATCATTGAGCAATCTCTTGAGAATGCAGCTATTCTCGTGACAGATTCCATGGATGAATGTATCAGGATCTCCAATGATTTTGCACCGGAACACCTCGAGATCATGGTTGAAGATGATGATGCGGTTCTCGATATGATCGAGAATGCAGGTTCTATCTTTGTCGGTAATTATGCTCCGGTTGCAGCAGGTGATTATGCATCGGGTACAAACCATGTACTTCCAACAGCCGGTTATCCTAAGATATATTCAGGTTTGAATATTCACCATTTCCTGAAATATTCCACCATACAGAAGATCACGAAGGAAGGCCTAAGCTCCATCGGAGATACGATAATAGCCCTTGCTGAAAAAGAGGGTTTACAGGCACATGCTGATTCTGTTAAGTCTCGTCTTATGTCTTGA
- the cobA gene encoding uroporphyrinogen-III C-methyltransferase, protein MAQQYGKVYLVGSGPGDPELMTLKARRLLDTADVIIFDQLPGEKILASMPEAAEKIDAGKHAGDHTLTQSEINDAIVEKAKEGKIVVRLKGGDPYMFGRGGEEAEELVKAGIEFEIVPGITSALAATAYAGIPVTHRDHASMVTFITGHEDPTKEETALDWKTLAAFGGTIVIFMGVKMLERNMGELMRYGKNPKTPVAMVERGTRPDQRVTIGTVETIAKISKDAGVKAPALTVIGDVVKLHEILGSQI, encoded by the coding sequence ATGGCTCAACAATACGGAAAAGTATATCTTGTAGGCTCCGGACCCGGAGACCCTGAACTGATGACCTTGAAAGCACGCAGACTTCTTGACACTGCTGATGTTATCATCTTCGACCAGCTTCCAGGGGAAAAGATACTGGCTTCCATGCCTGAGGCTGCAGAGAAGATCGATGCAGGTAAACATGCAGGGGACCACACTCTGACCCAGAGTGAGATCAACGATGCTATCGTGGAAAAAGCAAAGGAAGGCAAGATTGTGGTCCGTCTCAAAGGCGGAGATCCTTATATGTTCGGACGTGGCGGCGAAGAGGCTGAAGAACTGGTGAAAGCAGGTATCGAGTTCGAGATAGTTCCGGGCATCACATCTGCTCTTGCAGCTACGGCTTATGCTGGTATTCCTGTTACACACAGGGACCATGCTTCAATGGTCACTTTTATAACAGGTCATGAAGACCCTACAAAAGAGGAAACTGCCCTTGACTGGAAGACACTTGCTGCTTTTGGAGGTACCATCGTTATCTTCATGGGTGTCAAGATGCTCGAACGTAACATGGGCGAGCTGATGAGATACGGAAAGAACCCCAAGACCCCGGTTGCAATGGTAGAGAGGGGAACACGCCCGGATCAGCGCGTGACCATTGGTACTGTCGAGACCATCGCAAAGATCTCAAAGGATGCAGGGGTAAAGGCTCCGGCACTTACTGTTATCGGCGATGTTGTCAAGCTTCATGAGATATTGGGTTCCCAGATCTGA
- a CDS encoding ABC transporter ATP-binding protein, protein MVKIKIKDMCFGYASTPILENVSVDIYGSSFVSIVGPNGAGKSTMLKCINKILVPDSGDIHIDGYNLKNMKRIEVAKNIAYVPQSSNRVFPTTVFETVLMGRRPHIGWFSNEKDIEKVWQVLEEMGIEDLALCSFDELSGGQQQKILIARALAQDTGAILLDEPTSNLDIWHQLDVMENVQRLVKEKKVAAIMAVHDLNLASRYSDQILMMKDGKVVSAGTPAQVLTTENIAKVYEVEAHVHNYGETPYVMPLKQLGMREIT, encoded by the coding sequence ATGGTGAAGATAAAGATCAAGGATATGTGTTTTGGCTATGCCAGTACACCAATATTGGAAAATGTATCGGTTGATATCTATGGGTCAAGTTTTGTGAGCATTGTGGGTCCTAATGGGGCTGGTAAATCAACCATGCTCAAATGTATCAACAAAATATTAGTGCCGGATTCCGGCGATATCCACATTGATGGATATAATTTAAAGAACATGAAACGGATAGAAGTTGCCAAGAATATTGCTTACGTACCTCAGAGTTCGAACAGGGTTTTTCCCACGACGGTCTTCGAAACGGTTCTAATGGGAAGAAGGCCACATATTGGCTGGTTCAGTAATGAAAAAGATATCGAAAAAGTCTGGCAGGTCCTTGAGGAGATGGGAATTGAGGATCTTGCATTGTGTAGTTTCGATGAATTGAGCGGGGGACAGCAACAAAAGATCCTCATTGCAAGGGCACTGGCACAAGATACAGGTGCTATTCTTCTTGATGAACCCACTAGTAATCTGGATATATGGCATCAATTGGACGTTATGGAGAATGTGCAAAGACTTGTAAAAGAAAAAAAGGTTGCAGCTATAATGGCTGTACATGACCTAAATCTGGCTTCCAGATATTCAGATCAGATCTTGATGATGAAGGATGGTAAAGTAGTTTCTGCAGGAACACCTGCTCAGGTACTTACTACTGAGAACATAGCAAAGGTCTACGAAGTTGAAGCACATGTACACAACTATGGAGAAACGCCTTATGTTATGCCTCTTAAGCAACTTGGTATGAGGGAAATTACATAA
- the nth gene encoding endonuclease III translates to MYVEEIISRLKKLYPKGYFQINRDPYYILISTVLSQRTRDEVTIPTTQKLFSVFDTPPKMANADADEIQELIRNVGFYRVKSHRLIEISRMLLDEYDGIVPDDINELVKLPGVGRKTANCVLTYAFDKDAIAVDTHVHRISNRMGLVKTTTPEETEIELGKVVEKEMWKDINGLMVLFGKSTCRPVSPKCDECIMNDICPKLI, encoded by the coding sequence ATGTACGTCGAAGAGATTATATCCCGCCTTAAGAAGTTGTACCCTAAGGGCTATTTCCAAATTAACAGAGACCCTTATTATATTCTTATTTCCACTGTATTATCCCAGCGCACCCGGGACGAGGTCACGATACCGACAACCCAGAAGCTCTTTTCAGTTTTCGATACACCTCCGAAAATGGCAAATGCTGATGCGGATGAAATACAGGAACTAATAAGGAATGTTGGATTCTATAGGGTCAAGTCACATCGCTTAATAGAGATATCCCGTATGCTCCTTGATGAATATGACGGGATAGTTCCTGATGATATCAACGAGCTTGTTAAACTGCCCGGGGTAGGCAGGAAGACAGCCAATTGCGTACTGACCTATGCTTTTGACAAAGATGCCATTGCTGTGGACACTCATGTACATCGCATATCCAACAGGATGGGACTTGTTAAGACCACTACTCCTGAAGAAACGGAAATTGAACTTGGAAAAGTGGTCGAGAAGGAAATGTGGAAAGATATCAACGGGTTGATGGTATTATTCGGTAAAAGCACATGTAGGCCAGTATCACCAAAATGTGACGAATGTATTATGAATGACATTTGTCCGAAGCTGATCTGA
- a CDS encoding uroporphyrinogen-III synthase: MDQNGKKPVIAIMRPESYVVKSRELAESFGFEVVAIPMIEIEGMKDEYFDAFAENIFSGISDYVIFTSANGIDHTLSKITPDRHSKFIDALNNTNVVAIGPTTRKQLEGIGIGVMGMPGVYSSEGLVEYLCPDVKGKQIDTARSAYGSSLLISGLRDCGANVLETKVYTLTLPKGPLQDELITKSVNGEIDVFAFTSSMMVRSFFDRAEALCEGKSIREVLENSLVAAIGIPTANTLKEYGVEVNVTPDEYTFKEILRVAKAALEN; this comes from the coding sequence ATGGATCAAAACGGAAAGAAGCCTGTAATAGCTATAATGAGGCCTGAGAGTTATGTGGTAAAGTCACGTGAACTTGCAGAATCATTTGGTTTTGAAGTTGTGGCTATCCCAATGATAGAAATTGAAGGTATGAAGGATGAATATTTCGATGCATTTGCAGAGAACATATTCTCTGGAATATCCGATTATGTTATATTCACCAGTGCCAATGGAATCGACCATACTCTTTCCAAGATAACCCCGGACAGGCACAGCAAGTTCATCGATGCTCTTAACAATACAAATGTGGTAGCTATCGGTCCGACTACACGCAAGCAGCTTGAAGGTATTGGAATTGGTGTAATGGGTATGCCTGGCGTTTACAGTTCAGAAGGGCTGGTGGAATATCTCTGTCCCGATGTAAAAGGTAAACAGATAGATACTGCAAGGAGTGCTTACGGTTCTTCTCTTCTTATCTCAGGTTTAAGGGATTGTGGTGCTAACGTGCTTGAGACCAAGGTCTACACTCTGACACTGCCAAAAGGGCCATTGCAGGATGAGCTTATTACTAAAAGTGTCAACGGCGAGATAGATGTATTTGCATTTACCAGTTCCATGATGGTCAGGAGCTTTTTCGACCGTGCTGAGGCTCTTTGTGAAGGCAAATCAATACGGGAAGTACTTGAGAATTCCCTTGTGGCTGCCATCGGAATCCCAACTGCCAATACATTGAAGGAATATGGTGTGGAAGTGAATGTTACTCCTGATGAGTACACATTCAAAGAGATACTGAGGGTCGCAAAAGCGGCTCTTGAAAACTGA
- a CDS encoding DUF1699 family protein, which translates to MKIRIVSKREEIDKLDANEKIIHLAFRPSNEDVFNLVKKCKDVEVIQIPTSYRRTVSKSIEMFLDMQNIKLIEGDVWGHRKDINEYYTISTAIAGRITDLRSEGISDDVIADKLSREGKLNKEMLFYILSQG; encoded by the coding sequence ATGAAAATAAGAATAGTTAGTAAAAGGGAAGAAATTGATAAACTTGATGCAAATGAAAAGATCATCCATCTTGCGTTCAGACCATCTAATGAAGATGTCTTTAATCTCGTAAAGAAGTGCAAAGATGTTGAGGTCATTCAGATACCGACATCATATAGGCGTACTGTATCCAAATCAATTGAAATGTTCCTGGATATGCAGAACATCAAGCTTATCGAGGGGGATGTCTGGGGTCACAGAAAAGATATCAATGAATATTATACAATATCCACAGCTATTGCTGGAAGGATCACTGATCTAAGATCTGAAGGAATTTCGGATGATGTTATAGCTGATAAACTTTCACGCGAAGGAAAGCTGAACAAGGAAATGCTCTTTTATATTCTAAGTCAGGGCTGA
- a CDS encoding right-handed parallel beta-helix repeat-containing protein produces the protein MAGAFGEPERRYFPHAGINVSTFNNTTGKDEVVYSSEGQWTFIPKNWAGIYVDDTGSNIINNNIFLENNQGILINSSNNNILENNTAINNDGAISIWYSSDFNIVRNNKISADEKCLMDKYGISLIESDCNDVYNNNLLKLDSITLLRSDANKIVNNIINFGGRGITLIESNNNKLSCNSISKSSNGIFLRENSNSNTLTDNTIFDNSVGIKLESCSNNNTIFENILKNSKDIYFSDGNNNNSIYKNKIDYSKYLKRPYISDIMMISISVIVMIYLFILRFRK, from the coding sequence ATAGCAGGTGCTTTTGGAGAACCAGAGAGGCGTTATTTCCCACATGCCGGCATTAATGTTAGTACTTTCAATAACACAACAGGCAAGGATGAAGTTGTCTATTCATCAGAAGGGCAGTGGACCTTTATACCTAAAAACTGGGCAGGAATTTATGTTGATGATACTGGTAGCAACATAATCAATAACAATATTTTTTTGGAAAATAATCAAGGCATTTTGATTAATTCATCAAACAATAATATTTTAGAGAATAATACTGCAATTAATAATGATGGTGCAATTTCAATATGGTACTCCAGTGATTTCAATATTGTTAGAAATAATAAAATAAGTGCAGATGAAAAATGTTTGATGGATAAATATGGAATTAGTTTGATAGAATCAGATTGCAATGATGTTTATAATAATAATTTATTAAAACTTGATTCTATAACATTGCTTCGATCAGATGCTAACAAAATAGTCAATAATATAATAAATTTTGGAGGAAGAGGAATAACTCTTATCGAATCCAACAATAATAAGCTTAGCTGTAATTCCATATCTAAATCTAGCAACGGTATATTTTTACGAGAAAATTCCAATTCCAATACATTAACTGATAATACCATATTTGATAACTCTGTGGGCATTAAACTAGAATCATGTAGCAACAACAATACAATTTTCGAGAACATATTAAAAAATAGTAAGGACATTTATTTTTCAGATGGCAACAACAATAATAGCATTTACAAAAATAAAATTGACTACAGTAAATATCTTAAAAGACCATACATAAGCGATATTATGATGATATCCATATCTGTGATTGTCATGATTTATTTATTTATTTTACGGTTTCGAAAATAA